One window of Gloeothece citriformis PCC 7424 genomic DNA carries:
- a CDS encoding transglycosylase domain-containing protein codes for MSSSAIGQKHKKEQPVSPSSQFRKGILKTAGGTILGITMIASSVVAGGLVGLAISFRNLPDVRILKDYAPTETSYVYDIKGRVLSSLHGEANRKVIDLQEVSPNLKRAVLAIEDSHFYLHNGINPNSIGRAIMANFKSGEVVEGASTLTMQLVKNIFLSHERTVSRKLAETVLAIRVEQVFNKDQILEMYLNNIYWGHNNYGVQTAAESYFNKPASQLNLAESALMAGLIQAPEAYSPFINYSEAKTRQALVLDRMAQLGWITPAEAENAKKESLKVGKPTAWRGSKLPYVTDAVLQELNERFGKDTVIKGGMRVQTTVDYNTQIAAEKVVQSAYNSLRGRGVYSKELQVALVAVDPRTHYVKAIVGGVDYKKSQLNRAIQSHRPPGSSFKPFVYYTAFASGKYTPDSVVVDAPVSFRDGSGWYSPKNYGGGYSGAMSIRTALVKSSNVPAVVIGSKVGTSKIIEVCRTLGIKSPLQAVTSLPLGAIGVTPLEMAGAYATFASNGWHSEPTIIARITDSRGNVLLDNTPKPQLVLDPWAAASLNSVLKGVIEGGTGTAANIGRPAAGKTGTTDNERNVWFVGYVPQLATAVWIGDDANRPLGKGVTGGGFAAPIWRNFMLQALKNEPVMHFSAASNFPRPKAK; via the coding sequence GTGTCGTCTAGCGCCATTGGACAAAAACACAAAAAGGAACAACCGGTTTCCCCAAGTTCCCAATTTAGAAAAGGGATACTCAAAACAGCAGGGGGGACAATTCTGGGTATTACCATGATCGCAAGTTCGGTGGTAGCTGGAGGACTGGTCGGTCTAGCCATAAGCTTTCGTAATCTCCCAGATGTCAGAATCTTAAAAGACTACGCCCCAACAGAAACCAGCTACGTCTATGATATCAAAGGTAGGGTTTTAAGTAGTCTTCACGGAGAAGCTAACCGCAAAGTGATAGACCTCCAAGAAGTCTCCCCCAACTTAAAACGGGCTGTATTAGCGATCGAAGATAGCCATTTCTACCTTCACAATGGGATTAACCCCAATAGTATTGGTCGGGCAATTATGGCTAATTTTAAGAGTGGGGAAGTGGTAGAAGGGGCTTCTACTCTGACGATGCAGCTAGTAAAAAATATTTTTCTCTCCCATGAACGAACAGTCAGTCGTAAACTCGCCGAAACGGTTTTAGCCATTCGAGTCGAACAAGTTTTTAATAAAGACCAAATATTAGAAATGTACCTCAATAATATTTATTGGGGTCATAATAACTATGGTGTCCAAACCGCAGCCGAAAGTTATTTTAATAAACCCGCCTCTCAACTCAATTTAGCTGAATCAGCGTTGATGGCTGGGCTGATTCAAGCCCCTGAAGCTTATAGTCCCTTCATTAACTATTCAGAAGCCAAGACGCGACAAGCATTGGTCTTAGACCGGATGGCACAATTAGGATGGATTACTCCCGCCGAAGCCGAAAATGCCAAGAAAGAATCCTTAAAAGTGGGTAAACCCACCGCTTGGCGAGGCAGTAAACTGCCTTATGTCACTGATGCTGTTCTTCAAGAATTAAATGAGCGCTTCGGTAAAGATACGGTGATTAAAGGGGGAATGCGAGTTCAAACCACCGTTGATTACAATACCCAAATCGCAGCCGAAAAAGTCGTTCAAAGTGCATATAACAGTCTCAGAGGTCGAGGAGTTTATAGTAAAGAGTTACAAGTCGCTTTAGTAGCCGTTGATCCTCGGACTCACTATGTTAAAGCCATTGTCGGGGGAGTAGATTACAAAAAAAGTCAACTCAATCGAGCCATTCAATCCCACCGTCCGCCCGGTTCTTCGTTTAAACCTTTTGTTTATTATACTGCCTTTGCCAGTGGGAAATATACCCCGGATTCAGTGGTAGTTGATGCTCCGGTTAGCTTCCGGGATGGAAGCGGTTGGTATAGCCCGAAAAACTACGGCGGGGGCTATTCTGGGGCGATGTCCATTCGGACTGCTTTGGTGAAATCGAGCAATGTCCCGGCGGTTGTTATTGGCAGTAAAGTCGGAACGAGCAAAATTATTGAAGTCTGTCGCACTTTGGGGATTAAGAGTCCCCTACAGGCGGTGACTTCCCTACCTTTAGGGGCAATTGGGGTAACCCCCTTAGAAATGGCCGGAGCTTATGCTACTTTTGCGAGTAATGGTTGGCATTCAGAACCGACGATTATTGCTCGAATAACCGATAGTCGAGGCAACGTTTTATTAGATAATACCCCTAAACCTCAACTGGTTTTAGATCCTTGGGCGGCTGCTTCTCTTAACAGTGTATTAAAAGGGGTAATTGAGGGAGGAACCGGAACCGCCGCTAATATTGGTCGTCCGGCAGCCGGAAAAACTGGAACAACGGATAATGAGCGCAATGTCTGGTTTGTGGGTTATGTTCCTCAATTAGCCACCGCCGTCTGGATTGGAGATGATGCTAACCGTCCTTTAGGAAAAGGGGTGACAGGAGGGGGTTTTGCTGCTCCTATCTGGCGCAATTTTATGCTACAAGCCCTGAAAAATGAACCGGTTATGCACTTCTCCGCCGCTTCTAATTTCCCCCGTCCTAAGGCGAAATAA
- a CDS encoding TMEM165/GDT1 family protein yields MTATKPTLSNPVQEFKLSQPQPKKEEPSWNFWTVFSSTFITIFLAEMGDKTQLATLLMTAESQSPWGVFAGAATALIATSLLGVIIGYWISKRLAPKTLDFAVAILLLVITGLLIGDVLST; encoded by the coding sequence ATGACAGCAACCAAGCCGACCCTTAGCAACCCAGTTCAAGAGTTTAAATTGTCCCAACCTCAACCGAAAAAAGAAGAACCTTCTTGGAATTTTTGGACAGTTTTTAGTTCTACATTTATTACCATTTTTTTAGCAGAAATGGGGGATAAAACCCAACTGGCTACCCTGTTAATGACGGCAGAATCTCAATCCCCTTGGGGAGTATTTGCCGGGGCGGCGACTGCCTTAATTGCTACCAGTTTATTAGGGGTTATTATTGGTTACTGGATATCCAAACGGTTAGCCCCCAAAACCCTAGATTTCGCCGTTGCTATCCTCCTCCTGGTGATTACCGGGTTACTCATTGGCGACGTTTTAAGCACCTAA
- the psb30 gene encoding photosystem II reaction center protein Ycf12/Psb30, with amino-acid sequence MYLFALNLEPIFQLTFVSLIMLAGPAVIFLLAFRGGDL; translated from the coding sequence ATGTATTTATTCGCACTCAATTTAGAACCTATTTTTCAATTGACCTTTGTTTCTTTGATTATGCTGGCCGGGCCGGCAGTAATCTTTTTACTCGCTTTCCGGGGTGGAGATCTCTAA
- a CDS encoding TMEM165/GDT1 family protein: MDWQLFGLSFITVFLAEIGDKSQLAAIALGGSSKSPKAVFIGSITALILASFLGVIAGGGIAQILPTKLLKAIAAIGFAVMALKILWPEDSSLNQDLEDFPNLD; the protein is encoded by the coding sequence ATGGATTGGCAACTATTCGGACTCAGTTTTATCACCGTATTTTTAGCTGAAATTGGAGACAAAAGTCAACTGGCCGCCATCGCTTTAGGAGGAAGTTCTAAATCCCCGAAGGCGGTTTTTATTGGCAGTATTACCGCTTTAATTCTAGCCAGTTTTTTAGGGGTAATCGCCGGAGGAGGCATCGCTCAAATTTTACCCACAAAACTCTTAAAAGCGATCGCCGCTATTGGGTTTGCTGTGATGGCTTTAAAAATCCTCTGGCCAGAAGACTCTAGTTTAAATCAAGACTTAGAGGATTTCCCCAATTTAGATTAA
- a CDS encoding YkgJ family cysteine cluster protein, with product MTTWRCVTQCGACCHLQPGDRPELEDYLTPEELRQYLSLVGEDGWCVHFDHSSRKCTIYEQRPLFCRVTPENFKRMYAVEAEEFNEFAIDCCQQQIEAVYGEESPEIDHYNQEIGF from the coding sequence ATGACAACTTGGCGATGTGTAACCCAGTGTGGCGCTTGCTGTCATCTCCAACCCGGCGATCGCCCAGAATTAGAGGACTATTTAACCCCAGAGGAATTGAGGCAATATTTAAGTCTGGTGGGGGAAGACGGATGGTGTGTTCATTTTGACCATTCTTCCCGAAAATGTACCATTTATGAACAACGACCGCTTTTTTGTCGCGTCACCCCGGAAAACTTTAAGCGGATGTACGCAGTAGAAGCCGAAGAATTTAACGAATTTGCCATTGATTGTTGTCAACAGCAAATAGAAGCCGTTTATGGGGAAGAAAGCCCAGAAATAGACCATTATAACCAAGAAATAGGATTTTAG